One window of Perca flavescens isolate YP-PL-M2 chromosome 15, PFLA_1.0, whole genome shotgun sequence genomic DNA carries:
- the LOC114569647 gene encoding dehydrogenase/reductase SDR family member 7C-B, whose protein sequence is MDPVWITTVLLVPCVVVLTAGFFYLYSAIMGLLSKTSVRNKVVVITDALSGLGKECAGVFHRGGARLILCGKSWEKLEELADDLANASDPTVTFPSKLVLLDFGDMDSMPEVISEILDCYGCLDILILNSSMKVKAPAQSVSLEMDKLLMDNNYFGPATLAKGLLPSMISRRTGHLLLVNSIQGKIAVPFRTSYAASKHAVQAFFDCLRAEVEEYGISVSTINYTFISRSASSENTEPASKSIWSLLYSQKPLGVSLDEAATEIIKTLSNKRKEVVIAPSLPKVAVYARSFFPNVFFAVMAAGVKNAAASENM, encoded by the exons ATGGACCCAGTATGGATCACCACTGTTCTCCTGGTGCCATGTGTAGTCGTGCTGACAGCTGGATTTTTCTACCTCTATAGCGCGATTATGGGTCTGTTGTCCAAAACATCTGTACGCAATAAAGTGGTGGTTATAACCGACGCTTTGTCTGGGCTTGGAAAAG AATGTGCAGGTGTGTTTCACAGAGGAGGAGCGAGGCTGATCCTCTGCGGGAAGAGTTGGGAGAAACTTGAAGAACTGGCCGATGATTTGGCAAACGCCTCAGACCCCACTGTG ACGTTCCCCTCTAAACTGGTGCTGCTGGATTTTGGAGATATGGACAGCATGCCTGAGGTGATCTCAGAGATCCTGGATTGTTACGGCTGTCTGGATATTCTCATCCTCAACAGCAGCATGAAAGTCAAGGCACCTGCACAGAGCGTGTCTCTGGAGATGGACAAGTTACTGATGGACAACAACTACTTTGGACCGGCCACACTGGCCAAAG GTTTGCTGCCCTCCATGATTTCGAGGAGAACCGGTCACCTGCTCCTGGTCAACAGCATCCAGGGGAAAATAGCTGTACCATTTCGCACCTCAT ACGCAGCATCTAAACACGCAGTTCAGGCCTTCTTTGACTGCCTGAGAGCTGAAGTAGAAGAGTACGGCATCTCCGTCAGTACCATCAACTACACCTTCATCAGTCGCTCTGCATCGTCTGAAAACACAGAGCCAGCCTCCAAATCCATCTGGTCAT TGTTGTACTCTCAGAAACCTCTCGGCGTTTCTCTAGACGAGGCAGCAACAGAGATCATAAAGACTTTAAGCAACAAGAGGAAAGAGGTGGTAATTGCTCCCTCGCTCCCAAAGGTGGCCGTCTACGCTAGATCCTTCTTCCCTAATGTGTTCTTCGCTGTGATGGCTGCAGGAGTGAAGAACGCCGCTGCCTCTGAGAACATGTAG
- the LOC114570381 gene encoding protein NATD1, with protein MAFKICSRLTALTLRLKAHPTAVSALSSGCGLTVEHDRQNRRFTVTPGSGAGDHDCAVLHYRFTGEKEVDLMSTYVPATFRGQGVAALLSQAAIDFLVEEKLKAHVSCWYIKKYIEDHPLQRYKELVIT; from the exons ATGGCCTTTAAAATATGTTCCAGACTCACTGCGTTAACTCTCCGACTGAAGGCTCATCCGACCGCCGTTAGTGCGTTAAGCTCCGGCTGCGGTTTAACGGTGGAACATGACCGACAGAACCGGCGCTTCACCGTCACTCCGGGCAGCGGGGCTG GCGACCATGACTGTGCAGTACTGCACTACAGATTCACCGGGGAGAAGGAGGTGGATCTAATGTCAACCTATGTACCAGCAACATTTAGGGGCCAAGGTGTTGCTGCATTGCTGTCGCAG GCTGCCATAGACTTCCTGGTTGAAGAAAAACTCAAGGCTCATGTCTCCTGTTGGTATATAAAGAAATACATCGAGGACCACCCGCTACAACGTTATAAAGAACTTGTAATCACTTGA